One window from the genome of Magnolia sinica isolate HGM2019 chromosome 4, MsV1, whole genome shotgun sequence encodes:
- the LOC131244398 gene encoding uncharacterized protein LOC131244398 → MTRYNKWRKQNRSTRNVLLNTMHKELIPTYEVHETAKGIWEALIDAYVQKSDARVRAMELEFQKYRMPVGCPIKDHIRKMKQMIGALRNVGCKLTENQKIIAMHRSLPESWAQIKRILNHIDSITTFKDFCGHLVREVEMNAIQPGSAKAFVAETHKRKANNKRSKARKKAKKNNQEQKTTTPPPNLKKGNGKKKQKKINVVCFFCENFGHYARQCAHKKTAQ, encoded by the exons atgactcgctataataagtggcgaaaacaaaatcgttcaacccgtaatgtccttcttaacactatgcacaaagaactcatacctacgtatgaagtgcatgaaactgctaagggaatctgggaagcactgataGATGCCTACgtgcagaagtcagatgcgagagttagggcaatggaattagaatttcagaagtacaggatgcctgtcggctgccccatcaaagatcatattcgtaagatgaagcaaatgataggtgcccttaggaatgttgggtgtaaattgactgaaaatcagaagattatagccatgcaccgttccttgcctgaatcttgggcccaaatcaaaagaattctaaaccatattgattctatcactacgttcaaagacttttgtggccacttggtacgtgaggttgaaatgaatgcaattcagccaggttcggccaaggcctttgtagcagagacccacAAGCGGAAAGCTAACAACAAACGgtccaaagctcgcaagaaggcgaagaaaaataatcaagaacagaagactacaacacctcctccaaatctcaagaaggggaatggaaagaagaagcagaaaaagataaATGTAGTCTGCTTTTTCTGTGAAAATTTCGGCCATTATGCTCGacagtgtgcccataaaaagacg gcgcaataa